One region of Dokdonia sp. 4H-3-7-5 genomic DNA includes:
- the fusA gene encoding elongation factor G, which produces MARDLKFTRNIGIAAHIDAGKTTTTERILYYTGVSHKIGEVHDGAATMDWMEQEQERGITITSAATTCTWKFPMENAQTLPDTKDYHFNIIDTPGHVDFTVEVNRSLRVLDGLVFLFSAVDGVEPQSETNWRLADNYKVPRIGFVNKMDRQGSNFLEVCTQVKEMLGSNAVPIVLNIGDEEDFKGIVDLVKNRAIVWHEEGMGATFDVVDIPENLKEEARMLRGKLIEEVAAYDENLLEKYMEDEDSITEDEVHAALRAAVMDMSIIPMICGSAFKNKGVQFLLDAVCRYLPSPMDKEGIVGVNPDTEKEELRKPDVKEPFAALAFKIATDPFVGRLAFFRAYSGRLDAGSYVLNNRSGKKERISRIYQMHANKQNAIDYIEAGDIGAAVGFKSIKTGDTLSDEKHPIVLESMDFPDPVIGIAVEPKTKADVDKLGMGLAKLAEEDPTFTVRSDEASGQTIISGMGELHLDVIVDRLRREFKVEVNQGQPQVEYKEAITRAAEHRETYKKQSGGRGKFADIVFTIEPADEGVVGLQFESVIKGGNVPKEFIPSIEKGFKMAMVNGPLAGYEVDAIKVTLRDGSYHDVDSDQLSFELAAKLGFKNSAKAAKAVIMEPIMKLEVITPEENMGDIVGDLNRRRGQMASMGDRAGAKTIKATVPLSEMFGYVTTLRTLSSGRATSTMEFSHYEETPANIAAEVIAASKGTND; this is translated from the coding sequence ATGGCTAGAGACTTAAAATTTACTAGAAATATAGGTATTGCAGCTCACATTGATGCTGGAAAAACTACGACTACAGAGCGTATCCTTTATTATACAGGTGTAAGTCACAAGATTGGTGAAGTGCATGATGGTGCTGCAACAATGGACTGGATGGAGCAAGAGCAGGAGCGTGGTATTACAATTACCTCTGCTGCTACTACTTGTACTTGGAAGTTTCCAATGGAGAACGCGCAAACGCTTCCTGATACTAAGGACTACCACTTTAATATTATAGATACTCCTGGTCACGTTGATTTTACTGTAGAGGTGAATCGTTCTTTACGTGTACTTGATGGTTTAGTGTTTTTGTTTAGTGCTGTTGATGGTGTTGAGCCACAATCAGAAACTAACTGGAGACTTGCAGATAATTACAAAGTGCCACGTATCGGTTTTGTAAATAAAATGGACCGTCAAGGTTCAAACTTCTTAGAGGTTTGTACTCAGGTTAAGGAAATGTTAGGTTCAAATGCTGTGCCTATCGTTCTTAACATAGGTGACGAAGAAGATTTTAAAGGAATTGTCGATCTTGTTAAGAACCGTGCTATTGTTTGGCATGAAGAAGGAATGGGGGCAACATTTGATGTTGTTGATATTCCAGAAAACTTAAAAGAAGAAGCAAGAATGCTTCGTGGTAAACTTATTGAAGAAGTTGCTGCGTATGATGAAAACTTGCTAGAAAAATATATGGAAGATGAGGATTCAATTACAGAAGATGAAGTGCACGCTGCGCTTCGTGCTGCTGTGATGGATATGTCTATCATTCCTATGATCTGTGGATCTGCATTTAAGAATAAAGGAGTTCAATTCCTTCTTGATGCTGTCTGTCGTTACTTACCTTCTCCTATGGATAAGGAAGGTATCGTAGGTGTAAACCCAGATACAGAAAAAGAAGAATTACGTAAGCCAGATGTAAAGGAGCCTTTTGCTGCACTTGCATTTAAAATTGCAACAGATCCTTTTGTAGGGCGTCTTGCATTTTTTAGGGCGTACTCAGGCCGTTTAGATGCTGGATCTTATGTATTAAACAATCGTTCTGGTAAAAAAGAACGTATCTCACGTATATATCAAATGCACGCTAACAAGCAAAATGCAATTGATTATATAGAAGCTGGAGATATTGGAGCAGCTGTAGGTTTTAAGTCTATTAAGACTGGAGATACACTTTCTGATGAGAAGCACCCTATTGTTTTAGAATCTATGGACTTCCCAGATCCGGTAATCGGTATCGCGGTTGAGCCTAAGACTAAGGCAGATGTAGATAAATTAGGAATGGGCTTAGCAAAACTTGCTGAAGAAGATCCTACGTTTACAGTGCGTTCAGACGAGGCTTCAGGTCAAACTATTATATCAGGAATGGGTGAGCTTCACTTAGATGTAATTGTAGACCGTTTAAGAAGAGAATTTAAAGTAGAGGTTAACCAAGGTCAACCACAAGTTGAGTATAAGGAAGCAATTACAAGAGCTGCAGAACACAGAGAAACTTACAAAAAGCAATCTGGTGGACGTGGTAAATTTGCTGACATCGTATTTACAATTGAGCCTGCAGACGAAGGTGTTGTAGGATTGCAATTTGAATCAGTAATTAAGGGTGGTAACGTTCCTAAGGAATTTATTCCGTCTATTGAGAAAGGATTCAAAATGGCAATGGTAAACGGACCTCTTGCTGGTTATGAAGTAGATGCAATTAAAGTAACATTGAGAGATGGATCTTACCACGATGTGGATTCTGATCAACTTTCTTTTGAGCTTGCTGCTAAGCTTGGATTCAAAAACTCTGCAAAAGCTGCCAAAGCTGTTATTATGGAGCCTATCATGAAGCTTGAGGTGATTACACCAGAAGAGAACATGGGTGATATTGTAGGAGATTTGAACCGTCGTCGTGGTCAAATGGCAAGTATGGGTGACCGTGCTGGTGCAAAGACTATCAAGGCAACAGTGCCACTTTCTGAGATGTTTGGTTATGTAACAACTTTACGTACGCTATCATCTGGACGTGCAACTTCTACTATGGAATTTTCTCACTACGAGGAAACTCCTGCAAATATTGCAGCAGAAGTTATTGCAGCATCTAAAGGTACAAACGATTAA
- the rpsJ gene encoding 30S ribosomal protein S10, whose amino-acid sequence MSQKIRIKLKSYDHNLVDKSAEKIVRTVKTTGAVVTGPIPLPTHKKIFTVLRSPHVNKKSREQFELSSYKRLLDIYSSSSKTIDALMKLELPSGVEVEIKV is encoded by the coding sequence ATGAGTCAAAAAATTAGAATTAAACTAAAATCTTACGATCACAACTTAGTAGATAAAAGTGCTGAGAAAATTGTAAGAACTGTGAAGACAACAGGAGCTGTAGTAACAGGGCCTATTCCTCTTCCAACACATAAGAAAATTTTTACTGTATTACGTTCTCCACACGTAAACAAGAAATCACGTGAGCAGTTTGAGCTTAGCTCTTACAAGCGTTTGCTTGATATCTATTCTTCTTCATCAAAGACTATTGATGCCTTGATGAAATTAGAGTTACCATCTGGAGTAGAGGTAGAAATTAAGGTGTGA
- the rplC gene encoding 50S ribosomal protein L3, producing the protein MSGLIGKKVGMTSIFDENGKNIPCTVIEAGPCVITQVRTKEADGYEALQLGFDDAKKANKAAAGHAKKAGTVAKRKVVEFQGFEGEFKLGDAITVDHFAEGEFVDVSGTSKGKGFQGVVKRHGFRGVGQATHGQHNRLRAPGSIGAASYPARVFKGMRMAGRMGGDKIKVQNLKVLKVVAEKNLLVVKGCVPGHKNAYVIIQK; encoded by the coding sequence ATGTCTGGGTTAATCGGAAAGAAAGTAGGTATGACTAGCATCTTTGACGAGAATGGAAAAAACATTCCATGTACCGTTATCGAAGCAGGTCCCTGCGTTATCACCCAAGTCAGAACCAAAGAAGCTGACGGGTATGAAGCCCTTCAACTTGGTTTCGATGACGCTAAGAAGGCAAACAAAGCTGCTGCTGGCCATGCCAAAAAAGCAGGAACTGTTGCTAAGCGTAAAGTTGTCGAATTTCAAGGATTTGAAGGAGAGTTTAAATTAGGAGATGCAATTACTGTAGATCATTTTGCTGAAGGAGAATTTGTCGATGTATCGGGAACTTCAAAAGGTAAAGGTTTTCAAGGAGTTGTAAAGCGTCACGGTTTCCGTGGTGTTGGACAAGCTACTCACGGTCAACATAACCGTCTTAGAGCGCCAGGTTCAATTGGGGCAGCATCTTACCCTGCACGTGTATTCAAAGGAATGCGTATGGCAGGTCGTATGGGTGGTGACAAAATAAAAGTTCAAAATCTTAAAGTATTGAAAGTAGTTGCTGAAAAGAATCTACTTGTAGTGAAGGGATGTGTTCCTGGTCACAAAAATGCTTATGTAATCATTCAGAAGTAA
- the rplD gene encoding 50S ribosomal protein L4, whose protein sequence is MKIAVVDIKGKETGRKADLSDAVFGIEPNKHAVYLDVKQFLANQRQGTHKSKERAEIAGSTRKIKKQKGTGTARAGSIKSGVFRGGGRMFGPRPRNYSFKLNKGLKRLARRSALTIKANDNAITVIEDFNLDAPKTKDFVNVLKALGLENKKSLIVLGESNNNVYLSSRNLKTAKVVKSSELSTYGIMNANNVVFLEGSLEGVEANLAK, encoded by the coding sequence ATGAAGATAGCAGTTGTAGATATCAAAGGAAAAGAAACAGGGAGAAAGGCAGACCTTTCTGATGCTGTTTTTGGAATTGAACCAAACAAGCATGCTGTGTATTTAGATGTTAAGCAATTTCTTGCAAACCAACGTCAAGGAACGCACAAGTCTAAAGAAAGAGCAGAGATTGCGGGTTCTACTCGTAAGATCAAGAAACAAAAAGGAACTGGTACAGCCCGTGCGGGTAGTATCAAGTCTGGTGTTTTTAGAGGGGGAGGACGTATGTTCGGACCAAGACCTAGAAATTACTCTTTCAAATTAAACAAAGGATTGAAGAGACTTGCACGTCGTTCGGCACTTACAATTAAGGCTAACGATAACGCAATCACTGTAATAGAAGATTTTAATCTAGACGCTCCAAAAACGAAAGATTTTGTGAATGTTTTGAAAGCCTTAGGGTTAGAGAATAAAAAGTCACTTATAGTGTTGGGAGAGTCAAATAATAACGTATATTTGTCGTCGCGCAATTTAAAGACCGCTAAAGTCGTAAAAAGCTCAGAATTAAGCACTTACGGAATAATGAATGCAAACAACGTTGTGTTCTTAGAGGGGTCTTTAGAAGGTGTTGAAGCAAATTTAGCAAAATAA
- the rplW gene encoding 50S ribosomal protein L23: MSILIKPVITEKATKDSEEMNRFTFEVSMRTNKVEIKKAVEAAYGVSVEKVRTMNVRPDRKSRHTKSGVLTGKTNAIKKAIVQLAEGDTIDFYNNI; the protein is encoded by the coding sequence ATGAGTATTTTAATAAAGCCTGTTATTACAGAAAAAGCAACAAAAGATAGCGAGGAAATGAATCGTTTTACTTTTGAAGTGAGTATGAGAACAAATAAGGTTGAAATTAAGAAAGCGGTAGAAGCTGCTTATGGTGTTTCAGTTGAAAAAGTTCGCACAATGAATGTCCGCCCGGATCGCAAGTCTCGTCATACGAAGTCTGGTGTTCTTACTGGTAAAACAAATGCTATTAAAAAAGCAATTGTACAGCTGGCGGAAGGTGATACAATAGATTTTTATAACAACATTTAA
- the rplB gene encoding 50S ribosomal protein L2 — MSVRKLKPITPGQRFRVVNGFDQITTDKPEKSLLAPKKRSGGRNNTGKMTIRQVGGGHKKRYRIIDFKRNKEGVPATVASIQYDPNRTAFIALLDYQDGEKRYIIAQNGLQVGQNLVSGASVAPEIGNAMPLSAIPLGTIISCIELRPGQGAVMARSAGSFAQLMARDGKFATVKLPSGETRLILSTCMATIGAVSNSDHQLLVSGKAGRSRWLGRRPRVRPVVMNPVDHPMGGGEGKSSGGHPRNRNGVPAKGYRTRSKTKSSNKYIVERRKK; from the coding sequence ATGTCAGTAAGAAAATTAAAACCTATCACTCCAGGGCAGCGATTTAGAGTTGTAAATGGTTTCGACCAGATTACGACTGATAAGCCGGAAAAAAGCCTATTGGCTCCGAAAAAACGCTCAGGAGGTAGAAATAATACGGGTAAGATGACCATACGCCAAGTTGGTGGAGGTCACAAAAAACGTTACCGTATTATCGATTTTAAACGTAACAAAGAAGGAGTTCCTGCAACTGTTGCGTCAATCCAATATGATCCAAATAGAACGGCGTTTATTGCTCTTCTTGATTATCAAGATGGTGAGAAGCGTTATATTATCGCTCAGAATGGTTTGCAAGTTGGTCAGAACTTAGTTTCTGGTGCAAGCGTAGCTCCTGAGATTGGTAATGCTATGCCGCTTTCGGCGATTCCTTTGGGAACTATAATATCTTGTATTGAGTTACGTCCAGGTCAAGGTGCTGTTATGGCGCGTTCGGCTGGTTCATTTGCTCAGTTAATGGCTCGTGATGGTAAGTTTGCTACGGTAAAACTTCCTTCTGGAGAGACAAGATTAATCTTATCAACGTGTATGGCAACAATAGGTGCTGTATCTAATAGTGATCACCAGTTACTTGTATCTGGTAAAGCTGGTAGAAGTCGTTGGTTAGGTCGTCGTCCACGTGTACGTCCAGTAGTTATGAACCCTGTCGATCACCCAATGGGAGGTGGAGAAGGTAAATCTTCTGGAGGTCACCCTAGAAACCGTAATGGTGTACCTGCTAAAGGTTACAGAACGCGTTCTAAGACGAAGTCGAGTAATAAGTATATTGTAGAACGTAGAAAGAAATAA
- the rpsS gene encoding 30S ribosomal protein S19: protein MARSLKKGPYVHYKLEKKVAANVEGDKKTVIKTWSRASMITPDFVGQTIAVHNGRQFVPVYVTENMVGHKLGEFSPTRSYRGHGADKKNKGKR, encoded by the coding sequence ATGGCACGTTCATTAAAAAAAGGACCTTACGTTCACTATAAGTTAGAAAAGAAAGTTGCTGCAAACGTGGAAGGCGATAAAAAGACTGTCATCAAGACTTGGTCTAGAGCTTCTATGATTACTCCAGATTTTGTGGGGCAAACTATTGCAGTACATAATGGTCGCCAGTTTGTACCAGTATATGTTACTGAGAACATGGTAGGGCATAAGCTAGGAGAATTTTCACCTACGCGCTCTTACAGAGGGCACGGAGCTGATAAGAAAAATAAAGGTAAAAGATAA
- the rplV gene encoding 50S ribosomal protein L22: MGVRKKEAANRRKEANKSIAFAKLNNCPTSPRKMRLVADMVRGTQVERALQLLKFSNKEASRKVEKLVLSAVANWEAKNEDASIEDANLFIKEIKVDSGTMLKRLRPAPQGRAHRIRKRSNHVTVILGAKDNTQSN, from the coding sequence ATGGGAGTTCGTAAAAAAGAAGCGGCTAATCGTCGCAAAGAGGCTAATAAGTCTATCGCTTTCGCGAAATTGAATAACTGCCCTACCTCTCCGCGTAAAATGCGTCTTGTAGCAGATATGGTACGAGGTACGCAAGTGGAGAGAGCACTTCAGTTGTTGAAATTTAGTAATAAAGAAGCGTCACGTAAAGTTGAGAAACTTGTTCTTTCTGCAGTTGCAAACTGGGAAGCTAAGAATGAAGATGCTAGTATCGAAGATGCTAATCTTTTTATTAAAGAGATCAAAGTTGATTCTGGAACAATGTTGAAAAGACTACGTCCAGCACCACAAGGTCGCGCGCACAGAATTAGAAAACGTTCTAATCACGTAACAGTGATTCTTGGAGCAAAAGATAACACACAAAGCAATTAA
- the rpsC gene encoding 30S ribosomal protein S3, which yields MGQKTNPIGNRLGIIRGWESNWYGGNDYGDKLAEDDKIRRYIHARLSKASVSRVIIERTLKLVTVTITTARPGIIIGKGGQEVDKLKEELKKLTGKEVQINIHEIKRPELDAFLVGQSVARQIEGRISFRRAIKMAIAAAMRMNAEGIKIQISGRLNGAEMARSESYKDGRIPLSTFRADIDYALVEAHTTYGRLGIKVWIMKGEVYGKRELSPLVGLQNSKSGKGGGGRKDNRGPRRRK from the coding sequence ATGGGACAGAAGACAAATCCAATCGGAAATCGCCTTGGAATAATCAGAGGATGGGAATCTAACTGGTACGGAGGTAATGACTACGGTGATAAACTTGCCGAAGACGATAAGATTAGACGTTATATTCACGCTCGTTTAAGCAAAGCTAGTGTGTCTAGAGTTATAATTGAGCGTACGCTTAAACTTGTAACCGTTACTATTACTACTGCAAGACCTGGTATTATTATCGGGAAAGGTGGTCAGGAAGTAGACAAGTTGAAAGAAGAGCTTAAGAAACTCACAGGTAAAGAAGTACAAATTAATATCCACGAGATTAAACGTCCAGAGCTTGATGCATTTCTGGTAGGTCAAAGTGTTGCTCGTCAGATTGAAGGAAGAATTTCTTTCCGTCGTGCAATAAAAATGGCAATCGCAGCAGCGATGCGTATGAATGCAGAGGGTATTAAAATCCAAATTTCTGGACGTTTGAATGGTGCTGAAATGGCACGTTCGGAGTCGTATAAAGATGGACGTATTCCTTTATCTACTTTTAGAGCCGACATAGATTATGCTTTAGTTGAAGCTCACACTACTTATGGTAGATTGGGTATTAAAGTATGGATTATGAAAGGTGAAGTATATGGCAAGAGAGAACTTTCTCCTTTAGTAGGGCTGCAGAATAGCAAGTCTGGAAAAGGTGGTGGAGGTCGTAAGGACAACCGTGGGCCACGTCGTAGAAAGTAA
- the rplP gene encoding 50S ribosomal protein L16, whose product MLQPRKTKFRKQQKGRMKGLANRGHLLSNGQFGIKSLDSSFVTARQIEAARIAATRYMKREGTLWIKIFPDKPITKKPLEVRMGKGKGAVEYWAAVVKPGRIMFELGGVPEPVAKEALRLAAQKLPVRTKYVVARDFSAE is encoded by the coding sequence ATGTTACAGCCTAGAAAAACAAAATTCCGCAAGCAGCAGAAGGGTCGTATGAAAGGACTAGCTAATAGAGGGCATTTGCTTTCTAACGGTCAGTTCGGTATAAAATCACTCGATTCATCTTTTGTAACTGCGAGACAAATAGAAGCAGCTCGTATAGCAGCAACACGTTACATGAAAAGAGAGGGAACTCTTTGGATTAAGATCTTCCCAGATAAGCCTATTACTAAGAAGCCTTTAGAGGTACGTATGGGTAAAGGTAAAGGTGCTGTAGAATATTGGGCAGCAGTTGTAAAACCAGGACGCATTATGTTCGAATTAGGAGGGGTTCCAGAACCAGTAGCAAAAGAGGCGTTACGTCTTGCAGCTCAAAAACTTCCAGTAAGAACTAAGTATGTCGTAGCTAGAGATTTTTCAGCTGAATAA
- the rpmC gene encoding 50S ribosomal protein L29, which produces MKQSEVKGLSVAELQEELGKAKRSYMDLKMAHAISPLDNPIQLRSMRRTVARIATELTKREQ; this is translated from the coding sequence ATGAAACAATCAGAGGTAAAAGGATTATCTGTAGCAGAATTGCAAGAAGAGCTTGGAAAAGCAAAAAGATCTTACATGGATCTTAAGATGGCGCACGCTATCTCTCCACTTGACAATCCTATTCAACTGCGTTCTATGAGACGTACAGTCGCTAGAATTGCAACTGAATTAACTAAAAGAGAACAATAA
- the rpsQ gene encoding 30S ribosomal protein S17 codes for MEKRNLRKERVGVVTSNKMQKSIVVAEVKKVKHPMYGKFVLKTKKYVAHDETNDCNEGDTVRIMETRPMSKSKTWRLVEIIERAK; via the coding sequence ATGGAAAAAAGAAATTTAAGAAAAGAGCGTGTCGGTGTAGTAACTAGTAACAAGATGCAAAAGTCTATCGTTGTTGCCGAAGTTAAAAAAGTAAAGCACCCTATGTATGGTAAATTCGTTTTAAAGACGAAGAAGTATGTAGCACACGACGAAACAAACGACTGCAACGAAGGAGATACAGTTAGGATCATGGAAACACGTCCTATGAGTAAATCAAAGACTTGGAGACTAGTAGAAATCATTGAAAGAGCGAAGTAA
- the rplN gene encoding 50S ribosomal protein L14 yields the protein MLQQESRLKVADNTGAKEVLTIRVLGGTKRRYASVGDKIVVSVKDATPNGQIKKGAVSTAVVVRTKKEVRRPDGSYIRFDDNACVLLNAQGEMRGTRVFGPVARELRDKQFMKIVSLAPEVL from the coding sequence ATGTTACAGCAAGAATCAAGATTAAAAGTAGCAGATAATACCGGAGCAAAAGAAGTTTTGACTATCCGTGTATTAGGAGGTACTAAGAGAAGATATGCTTCTGTAGGAGATAAGATTGTAGTGTCTGTAAAAGATGCTACACCTAACGGTCAAATTAAAAAAGGTGCCGTATCTACAGCAGTAGTTGTACGTACTAAGAAAGAAGTACGTCGTCCAGATGGATCATATATCCGTTTTGATGATAATGCTTGTGTTCTTTTAAATGCTCAAGGTGAGATGCGCGGTACTCGTGTATTTGGACCAGTAGCAAGAGAGCTTCGTGACAAACAGTTTATGAAGATTGTATCATTAGCACCAGAGGTGCTTTAA
- the rplX gene encoding 50S ribosomal protein L24 — protein MTKLKIKTGDTVKVIAGDHKGSEGKVVKVFIEKNKAIVEGVNMVKKHEKPSAANPQGGIKEKEAPLQISNLSLMDKDGKTTRVGYRMEGDKKVRFAKSNNEIL, from the coding sequence ATGACAAAGCTTAAAATAAAAACGGGAGATACAGTTAAGGTTATTGCTGGAGATCATAAAGGGTCTGAAGGTAAAGTCGTAAAAGTATTTATCGAGAAGAACAAAGCAATCGTTGAGGGTGTTAACATGGTGAAGAAGCACGAAAAGCCAAGCGCCGCAAATCCTCAAGGTGGAATTAAAGAAAAAGAAGCGCCACTTCAAATTTCTAACTTATCTTTGATGGATAAGGATGGTAAGACTACGAGAGTAGGTTACCGTATGGAAGGAGATAAGAAGGTACGCTTTGCAAAGTCTAACAACGAAATATTATAG
- the rplE gene encoding 50S ribosomal protein L5 — MGYVPRLKQEFKDRVTPALQEEFGYKNIMQVPRLNKIVVSRGVGAAVADKKLVENAVEELTLITGQRAISTMSKKDVATFKLRKGMPIGAKVTLRGERMYEFLDRLVTSALPRVRDFNGINATGFDGRGNYSMGVTEQIIFPEINIDRIKKIDGMNITFQTSAQTDKEAKSLLAELGLPFKKN, encoded by the coding sequence ATGGGATACGTACCAAGACTAAAACAAGAGTTTAAAGACCGCGTAACGCCAGCCCTTCAAGAAGAGTTTGGTTACAAAAATATTATGCAGGTACCTCGTCTTAATAAGATTGTAGTATCTCGTGGTGTTGGAGCTGCGGTTGCAGATAAGAAGCTTGTAGAAAATGCTGTTGAGGAGCTTACGCTTATCACAGGACAGAGAGCTATCTCGACAATGTCTAAGAAGGATGTTGCGACATTTAAATTACGTAAAGGAATGCCTATTGGTGCCAAAGTTACTTTACGTGGAGAACGTATGTATGAGTTTTTAGATAGACTTGTTACTTCTGCACTACCACGTGTACGTGACTTTAACGGAATCAATGCTACTGGTTTTGATGGTCGTGGTAACTACAGTATGGGAGTTACAGAGCAGATTATCTTTCCTGAAATCAATATTGATAGAATCAAGAAAATAGATGGTATGAACATCACTTTTCAAACTTCTGCTCAAACTGATAAGGAGGCAAAATCATTACTTGCAGAACTAGGTTTACCTTTTAAAAAGAATTAA
- the rpsN gene encoding 30S ribosomal protein S14: MAKESMKAREVKRAKTVAKYAEKRKALKEAGDYEGLQKLPKNASPIRQHNRCKLTGRPKGYMRQFGLSRVMFRQMANQGLIPGVKKASW, from the coding sequence ATGGCTAAAGAATCAATGAAAGCCCGTGAGGTAAAGCGTGCTAAAACAGTTGCAAAATATGCTGAGAAACGTAAGGCTTTAAAAGAAGCTGGAGATTACGAAGGATTGCAAAAGTTACCTAAGAACGCTTCACCTATACGTCAGCACAATCGTTGCAAACTTACAGGTCGTCCTAAGGGTTATATGCGTCAGTTCGGATTATCACGTGTGATGTTCCGTCAAATGGCAAACCAAGGATTAATACCAGGAGTTAAGAAAGCGAGCTGGTAA
- the rpsH gene encoding 30S ribosomal protein S8 — translation MNTDTIADFLTRVRNASAANHRVVEIPASNLKKAMTKILFDQGYILSYKFEEGKAQDTIKIALKYDRITKEAVIKDIQRISKPGLRKYSSSTEIPRILNGLGIAIVSTSKGVMTGKQAAQHNVGGEVLCYVY, via the coding sequence ATGAATACAGATACTATTGCAGATTTCCTGACACGTGTGCGTAACGCATCGGCAGCAAATCACAGAGTGGTCGAGATTCCAGCATCAAACCTTAAGAAGGCGATGACTAAAATCTTATTTGACCAAGGGTACATTCTTAGCTACAAGTTTGAAGAAGGTAAGGCGCAGGATACTATCAAGATTGCCTTGAAGTATGATCGTATTACTAAAGAAGCTGTTATTAAGGATATACAAAGAATAAGTAAGCCTGGTTTACGTAAATATTCTTCATCAACAGAGATACCTCGTATATTGAATGGACTGGGAATTGCTATTGTTTCAACTTCTAAAGGAGTTATGACAGGTAAGCAAGCGGCTCAACACAATGTTGGAGGAGAGGTACTTTGTTACGTTTACTAA
- the rplF gene encoding 50S ribosomal protein L6 has translation MSRIGRSPITVPDGVTVNVADGIVTVKGKLGELTQEYSGIDIKIEDGTITLERDSDKKDVRAKHGLYRSLIANMIEGVSKGFEKKLELVGVGYRASNQGNKLDLAVGFSHNIVLDIAPEVKVETVSDKGKNPIIKLTSHDKQLVGQVAAKIRGFRRPEPYKGKGIKFVGEIIRRKAGKSA, from the coding sequence ATGTCAAGAATAGGTAGAAGCCCAATTACAGTTCCAGATGGTGTTACGGTAAACGTAGCAGACGGTATTGTAACGGTAAAAGGAAAATTAGGCGAGCTTACGCAAGAGTACTCTGGTATAGATATTAAAATCGAAGACGGAACTATTACTCTTGAGCGTGACTCAGATAAGAAGGATGTTCGTGCAAAGCACGGACTATACAGGTCTTTGATTGCAAACATGATTGAAGGTGTATCTAAAGGTTTTGAAAAGAAATTAGAACTTGTAGGTGTAGGTTATAGAGCAAGTAACCAAGGTAATAAGCTTGATCTTGCCGTAGGATTTTCTCACAATATAGTTTTGGATATCGCTCCAGAAGTAAAAGTGGAAACAGTTTCTGATAAAGGAAAAAATCCTATTATTAAACTTACTTCACATGATAAACAACTTGTAGGGCAAGTAGCTGCAAAAATACGCGGTTTTCGTAGACCAGAGCCTTATAAAGGTAAAGGTATCAAGTTTGTAGGAGAGATAATTAGAAGAAAAGCAGGTAAATCTGCATAA
- the rplR gene encoding 50S ribosomal protein L18, with protein MALSKSEKRNRIHLRIRKTISGSAERPRLCVFRSNKEIYAQLVDDLTGKTIMAASSRDKDIAAAKSSKTETAKLVGKAIAEKATKSGVEAVVFDRGGYLYHGRIKQLAEGAREGGLKF; from the coding sequence ATGGCATTATCAAAAAGTGAAAAAAGAAATAGAATTCATCTTAGAATTCGTAAGACTATTTCTGGATCTGCGGAGAGACCAAGACTCTGTGTGTTTAGAAGTAATAAAGAGATTTATGCTCAGTTAGTAGATGACCTTACGGGGAAAACTATTATGGCAGCATCGTCACGTGATAAAGATATCGCAGCTGCAAAATCAAGTAAGACTGAAACTGCAAAGCTTGTAGGTAAGGCAATCGCTGAAAAAGCTACAAAATCTGGAGTAGAGGCTGTAGTATTTGACAGAGGTGGTTACTTATATCACGGAAGAATTAAACAACTAGCAGAGGGCGCAAGAGAAGGCGGTCTTAAATTCTAA